Proteins from one Gibbsiella quercinecans genomic window:
- a CDS encoding dipeptide ABC transporter ATP-binding protein gives MMTSQVMPLLQVDNLRVTVNGQDVVKGISFTVAEREILAVVGESGSGKTLAMRALMQLLPAGVDFQAGAIQFAGRDLRRLSALELRKLRGAGIGMVFQEPMTSLNPAMTIGRQLDEGLALHTALPPQQRRARIIAMLERVGLAQAELLLNRYPHEFSGGMRQRVMIASVMLLEPKLIIADEPTTALDVLVQHEVMALMLSLTAEKGSAVILISHDLSMVAHYASRIMVMEQGELVEQNASRQLLAKPQHPYTCRLLAALPVRKAAPDRRKLLAAESVIALHNVDIVYRGRRAWFKPAQVTHAVQGVSFNVRAGETVALVGASGSGKTTIGKLIAGMVPAAAGILSFRGTVVAQASKRQRDEWRRECQIIQQDPFSSLDPRMRIAAILAEPLLLDAAITRKAREQRVREMLQEVGLGEHFLTRYPHQLSGGQRQRVAIARAIIRRPAFIIADEPTSALDMTVQKQILQLLKRLQENYGFACLFITHDLGAVEQIADRILVMEQGRLVESGWSDDVLDAPRHPYTQRLLNCLPMLKPLAGGGYQLQQQPAGMGGK, from the coding sequence ATGATGACAAGCCAAGTGATGCCGTTGTTGCAGGTGGATAACCTGCGGGTGACGGTCAACGGCCAGGATGTGGTGAAGGGGATTTCGTTCACCGTGGCGGAGCGGGAGATCTTGGCCGTGGTAGGGGAATCGGGCAGCGGTAAAACCCTGGCGATGCGTGCCCTGATGCAATTGTTGCCTGCCGGCGTAGATTTTCAGGCCGGCGCTATCCAGTTCGCCGGCCGCGATTTGCGCCGGCTAAGCGCGCTCGAGCTGCGCAAACTGCGCGGCGCCGGCATCGGCATGGTGTTTCAGGAACCGATGACCTCGCTCAACCCGGCGATGACCATCGGCAGGCAATTAGATGAAGGGCTGGCGCTGCATACTGCATTGCCCCCGCAGCAGCGGCGTGCGCGGATCATCGCGATGCTGGAGCGGGTGGGGCTGGCGCAGGCGGAGCTGCTTTTGAACCGCTATCCGCACGAATTTTCCGGTGGCATGCGGCAGCGGGTGATGATCGCCTCGGTGATGTTGCTGGAACCGAAGCTGATCATCGCCGATGAGCCCACTACCGCGCTGGACGTGCTGGTGCAGCATGAAGTGATGGCACTAATGCTGTCGTTGACCGCCGAGAAAGGCAGCGCGGTGATCTTGATCAGCCATGATCTGTCGATGGTGGCTCATTATGCGTCGCGCATTATGGTGATGGAGCAGGGAGAACTGGTGGAGCAAAACGCCAGCCGGCAACTGTTGGCTAAGCCGCAGCACCCTTATACTTGCCGCCTGCTGGCCGCGTTGCCAGTGCGTAAAGCGGCGCCGGATCGGCGAAAACTGCTGGCGGCGGAGAGCGTGATTGCGCTGCATAATGTGGATATCGTTTATCGCGGCCGCCGCGCCTGGTTCAAGCCTGCCCAGGTGACCCATGCGGTGCAGGGGGTGAGTTTCAACGTTCGGGCCGGCGAAACCGTGGCGTTGGTGGGGGCCAGCGGTTCGGGCAAAACCACCATTGGCAAACTGATCGCCGGCATGGTGCCGGCGGCGGCGGGCATTTTAAGCTTTCGCGGCACGGTTGTGGCGCAGGCCAGTAAACGGCAGCGGGACGAATGGCGGCGCGAATGCCAAATCATTCAGCAGGATCCGTTCTCGTCTCTCGATCCACGCATGCGTATCGCTGCGATTCTGGCCGAGCCATTGCTGCTGGATGCGGCCATTACCCGCAAGGCGCGCGAACAACGGGTGCGTGAGATGCTGCAAGAAGTGGGGCTGGGCGAGCATTTTTTGACGCGCTATCCGCATCAGCTTTCCGGCGGGCAACGGCAGCGGGTGGCGATCGCCCGTGCCATTATTCGCCGGCCCGCGTTTATCATCGCCGATGAGCCAACCTCGGCGCTGGACATGACGGTGCAAAAGCAGATCCTGCAGTTGTTGAAGCGGCTACAGGAAAACTACGGCTTTGCCTGCCTGTTCATCACCCATGATTTAGGCGCGGTGGAGCAAATCGCCGATCGCATTTTGGTGATGGAGCAAGGGCGGCTGGTGGAAAGCGGCTGGAGCGATGACGTGCTGGACGCGCCGCGCCATCCTTATACGCAACGCTTGCTGAACTGTTTGCCGATGCTGAAGCCGCTGGCGGGCGGCGGTTATCAACTGCAGCAGCAACCGGCCGGCATGGGCGGGAAATAG
- a CDS encoding TetR/AcrR family transcriptional regulator has product MSATGHLPNRPSRSRGRPREFNMDDALDKAVRVFCARGYHATSIADLTSAMELASGSVYKAFKDKRAVFLAAFDRYKTVRDTQLRAAINQGRNGRERLRNTLNFFAASSYGAQGQLGCLVVGGAAELATFDDEIAQRVTGSLERSEALLSELIQQGQSDGSIPTALDYQTTARLMLCVLQGMRVIGKAGRSKQEMQAVADAALKLLG; this is encoded by the coding sequence ATGTCTGCTACTGGTCATCTGCCAAACCGCCCCTCCCGCAGCCGCGGCCGGCCGCGCGAGTTCAATATGGACGATGCGCTGGATAAAGCCGTGCGGGTGTTCTGTGCGCGTGGCTACCATGCCACCTCTATTGCCGATCTGACCTCGGCGATGGAACTGGCTTCCGGTAGCGTCTACAAGGCGTTCAAGGACAAACGGGCGGTATTCCTTGCGGCATTTGATCGCTACAAGACGGTGCGCGATACGCAGTTGCGTGCCGCAATTAACCAAGGGCGCAATGGCCGTGAGCGGTTACGCAATACCCTGAATTTCTTCGCCGCATCATCCTACGGTGCACAAGGGCAGTTAGGCTGTTTGGTGGTGGGTGGTGCGGCCGAATTGGCTACCTTCGATGACGAAATTGCACAACGTGTCACAGGTTCGCTGGAAAGAAGTGAAGCACTGCTCAGCGAACTGATCCAACAGGGCCAATCCGATGGCTCGATTCCCACAGCGCTGGACTATCAGACCACGGCTCGCTTGATGCTGTGCGTGCTGCAAGGCATGCGCGTCATCGGCAAGGCTGGCCGCAGCAAGCAGGAGATGCAGGCGGTGGCCGATGCTGCGCTGAAATTGTTGGGCTGA
- the ychF gene encoding redox-regulated ATPase YchF: protein MGFKCGIVGLPNVGKSTLFNALTKAGIEAANFPFCTIEPNTGVVPMPDPRLDKLAEIVKPQRILPTTMEFVDIAGLVKGASKGEGLGNQFLTNIRETEAIGHVVRCFENDNIVHVSGKVDPVEDIDVINTELALSDLETCERAMHRVQKKAKGGDKDAKAELAALEKCLPHLENAGMLRVLDLTPEDKAAIRYLSFLTLKPTMYIANVNEDGFENNPYLDKVREIAAAEGSVVVAVCAAVESDIAELEDDERDEFMAELGLEEPGLNRVIRAGYELLNLQTYFTAGVKEVRAWTIPVGATAPQAAGKIHTDFEKGFIRAQTIAYEDFITYKGEQGAKEAGKMRSEGKDYIVKDGDIMNFLFNV from the coding sequence ATGGGATTCAAATGCGGTATCGTCGGTCTGCCTAACGTTGGCAAATCCACCCTGTTCAACGCGTTGACCAAAGCGGGCATTGAAGCAGCTAACTTCCCGTTCTGCACCATTGAACCAAACACCGGTGTGGTGCCGATGCCCGATCCGCGTCTGGATAAACTGGCCGAGATCGTCAAACCCCAGCGCATCCTGCCGACCACGATGGAGTTTGTCGACATCGCCGGCCTGGTTAAAGGCGCATCCAAAGGCGAAGGCCTGGGCAACCAGTTCCTGACCAATATCCGCGAAACTGAAGCTATCGGCCACGTGGTGCGTTGCTTTGAAAATGACAATATCGTGCACGTTTCCGGCAAGGTTGATCCTGTGGAAGATATTGACGTTATCAATACCGAACTGGCTCTTTCCGATCTGGAAACCTGCGAGCGCGCCATGCACCGTGTGCAGAAGAAAGCCAAAGGCGGCGATAAAGACGCCAAAGCCGAGCTGGCCGCACTGGAAAAATGCCTGCCGCACCTGGAAAACGCCGGTATGCTGCGCGTGTTGGATCTGACCCCGGAAGATAAAGCCGCCATCCGCTATCTAAGTTTCCTGACGCTGAAACCAACCATGTACATCGCCAACGTGAACGAAGACGGTTTTGAGAACAACCCGTATCTGGATAAAGTGCGTGAAATCGCTGCGGCAGAAGGTTCTGTAGTGGTTGCCGTGTGCGCCGCGGTGGAATCCGATATTGCCGAACTGGAAGACGACGAGCGCGACGAGTTCATGGCTGAACTCGGCCTGGAAGAACCCGGCCTGAACCGCGTGATCCGCGCTGGTTATGAACTGCTGAACCTGCAGACCTATTTCACCGCCGGTGTGAAAGAAGTCCGCGCCTGGACCATCCCGGTTGGCGCAACGGCACCGCAGGCCGCTGGCAAGATCCACACCGACTTTGAAAAAGGCTTTATCCGCGCCCAAACCATCGCCTATGAAGATTTCATCACGTACAAAGGCGAGCAAGGGGCAAAAGAAGCCGGCAAAATGCGTTCAGAAGGTAAAGACTATATCGTTAAAGACGGCGATATCATGAACTTCTTGTTTAACGTCTAA
- a CDS encoding SulP family inorganic anion transporter has protein sequence MLNLKNIRFADIKNEVLAGFVVAVSMVPEAVGFALVAGFSPIVGLHTAFIIGLTTALFGGKPGMVSGAAGSIVVVLMGLAAQHGMQYVLWATIFAGIIQILIGAFRLGKFIRLVPLPAIHGFVNGLAIVIMLAQLHMIAGQGMLMYALVLLAILVVVLFPRLTKAIPSSLAALIIISALAIGLHLNTLRVGDLADISGSLPHLGLPLAAFNLEMLRVVLPYALVIALVGLIESLLTMTVLDDMGGSKGDGNRESIAQGAGNTLCGLFGCFAGCAMIGQSIINFTSGGRGRISSTLGALLLILFVVSLSAYIGVIPVAALAGIMLVVCYNTFEWSSLRRFKHMPKADRVILIVVTAITIYADLAVAVISGVIISALVFAWQHARITLRSVKQEDEQVIYFLQGPLFFGSATAFAELFRPENDPATVVLDFAQTRVLDSSGVEAIDKLTARYVAEGKSIRLRHLSEDCIHLLKLAGPFCSHELDGPK, from the coding sequence ATGTTGAACCTAAAAAATATCAGGTTTGCTGATATTAAAAACGAAGTGTTGGCCGGTTTTGTCGTCGCGGTATCCATGGTGCCGGAAGCGGTTGGCTTTGCGTTGGTTGCCGGTTTTTCACCGATCGTTGGGCTGCATACCGCGTTTATCATCGGGTTGACCACCGCGTTATTCGGCGGCAAGCCAGGCATGGTTTCAGGAGCTGCAGGCTCGATCGTAGTGGTGCTTATGGGGTTGGCGGCGCAGCATGGCATGCAATACGTGCTGTGGGCGACCATTTTTGCCGGCATTATCCAGATCTTGATTGGCGCGTTCCGCCTAGGGAAATTTATTCGACTGGTGCCGTTGCCGGCGATCCATGGCTTCGTTAACGGGCTGGCGATCGTGATTATGTTGGCCCAACTTCATATGATCGCCGGCCAGGGGATGCTGATGTATGCGCTGGTGCTATTAGCGATATTGGTGGTGGTGCTGTTCCCTCGTTTGACCAAAGCTATCCCGTCGTCACTGGCGGCGTTGATTATCATTTCTGCGTTGGCTATCGGCTTGCATTTGAACACGCTGCGGGTCGGCGATCTGGCGGATATTTCCGGCAGCTTGCCGCACTTGGGTTTGCCGTTGGCGGCATTTAACCTAGAGATGCTGCGCGTGGTGTTGCCTTATGCCTTGGTGATTGCGCTGGTGGGCCTGATTGAATCATTGCTGACGATGACCGTGCTGGATGATATGGGCGGCAGCAAAGGCGATGGCAACCGGGAAAGTATTGCACAGGGGGCAGGCAACACCCTTTGCGGCCTGTTTGGCTGTTTTGCCGGCTGTGCGATGATTGGGCAATCGATCATCAATTTCACCTCCGGTGGCCGCGGGCGCATTTCATCCACCCTTGGTGCGCTGCTGTTGATACTCTTTGTGGTTAGCCTTTCGGCGTATATTGGCGTGATCCCGGTTGCCGCCCTGGCCGGCATTATGCTGGTGGTGTGCTATAACACCTTTGAATGGAGTTCACTGCGCCGTTTTAAACATATGCCCAAAGCCGACCGAGTTATTTTGATTGTGGTAACGGCAATTACGATTTATGCGGACCTGGCCGTGGCGGTGATAAGCGGGGTAATTATCTCTGCGTTGGTATTTGCCTGGCAGCATGCGCGTATTACGCTGCGTTCCGTGAAGCAGGAAGATGAACAGGTTATCTATTTTTTGCAGGGGCCGTTATTCTTTGGTTCGGCTACTGCCTTTGCCGAACTCTTTCGGCCGGAAAATGATCCTGCCACCGTGGTGTTGGATTTTGCGCAAACGCGCGTGTTAGATTCCAGCGGTGTAGAGGCGATTGATAAACTGACCGCCCGCTATGTGGCCGAGGGGAAAAGTATCCGCTTGCGCCACCTGAGTGAAGACTGTATTCATCTGCTCAAACTGGCCGGCCCCTTCTGCAGCCATGAGTTAGACGGGCCTAAATAA
- a CDS encoding ABC transporter permease, which yields MVQFLLSRLLSAIPTLLLVTVLVFLLTRLVPGDPALLMLGDMATEASLADLRHSMGLDQTLPQQFLIWFSQVLHGDFGHSIQTGQAVLPLILQRFGVTLSVVLAAIIIASLLAVPAGMLAAWKQNSRWDIGLVMFSTFLLSIPSFWMGLLVLLTFGLSLGWLPVVGYVSVADNLQLGVLYLLMPVLTLVLVEMGALVRMMRASTLEVLRLDYVTHARAKGLPERRVLARHVFPNAFGPTWTLIGLTLGNLLSGVAVTETVFSLPGLGRLLVDAIYARDYPVIQGCMLFIAALYVLTNLLIDALYPLFNPRVTA from the coding sequence ATGGTGCAGTTTCTGTTATCGCGCCTGTTGTCGGCGATCCCGACCTTATTGCTGGTGACGGTGCTGGTGTTCCTGCTTACCCGGCTGGTGCCGGGTGATCCGGCGCTGCTGATGCTGGGGGACATGGCCACCGAAGCCAGCCTGGCGGATTTGCGCCATAGCATGGGCCTGGATCAAACCTTGCCGCAGCAATTCCTGATCTGGTTCAGCCAGGTTCTGCACGGCGATTTCGGCCACTCGATCCAAACCGGGCAGGCGGTGTTGCCGCTGATCCTGCAACGTTTCGGTGTGACCCTGAGCGTGGTGCTGGCGGCAATTATCATCGCTTCGCTATTGGCGGTGCCGGCCGGCATGCTGGCGGCCTGGAAACAAAACTCGCGCTGGGATATCGGCCTGGTGATGTTTTCCACCTTTCTGCTGTCTATCCCCAGTTTCTGGATGGGGCTGCTGGTGTTGCTCACCTTCGGCCTGAGCCTGGGTTGGTTGCCGGTGGTGGGGTATGTCTCGGTGGCGGATAACCTGCAGTTGGGGGTGCTGTATCTGTTGATGCCGGTGCTGACCCTGGTGCTGGTGGAGATGGGGGCGCTGGTGCGCATGATGCGCGCCAGCACCCTGGAGGTGTTGCGCCTGGACTATGTGACCCACGCCCGCGCCAAGGGCTTGCCGGAGCGGCGGGTGCTGGCGCGCCATGTGTTTCCCAATGCTTTCGGCCCCACCTGGACGCTGATCGGCTTAACCCTGGGCAATCTGTTGAGCGGGGTGGCGGTTACCGAAACGGTCTTCAGCCTGCCGGGGCTTGGGCGCCTGTTGGTGGACGCCATCTACGCGCGCGATTATCCGGTGATCCAGGGCTGCATGCTGTTTATCGCCGCGCTGTATGTGCTGACCAATCTGCTGATTGACGCGCTGTATCCGCTGTTTAACCCGAGGGTGACCGCCTGA
- a CDS encoding MFS transporter, which produces MNIPASPKAAVNPPQTVSPWLLLLLATACGLIAANIYYAQPLAGPIGAALGMSGEATGLIVTLTQIGYGLGLLLIVPLGDLVENRRLTLALLGIATLALLGAGLSTHPLPFLLSALGIGVGTVAVQVLVPYAAHMAPAEMRGRVVGNVMSGLMLGIMLARPVSSFITQLSSWHTIFFISAVAMALLAGILAWQLPARFPTGRLRYLQLLVSMSHLARATPVLRRRALYHAALFAAFSLFWTTTPLLLAGPVFGLSQGGIALFALAGVAGAIAAPIAGRVADRGWSRPATALSMLAVAAGFLLTHIATPGSSWSLGLLVLAAIVLDFGVSANMTLSQRAIFALGAEFRARLNGLYMTTFFIGGAIGSAIGAWAYAHGGWAWASGFGVALPIAALAYWAMEGRSQ; this is translated from the coding sequence ATGAACATTCCAGCGTCCCCCAAAGCGGCAGTGAACCCGCCCCAGACGGTTTCCCCCTGGCTGCTCCTGCTATTGGCAACTGCCTGCGGCCTGATTGCCGCCAATATCTACTATGCCCAGCCGCTGGCCGGGCCGATCGGTGCCGCACTCGGAATGTCAGGCGAAGCAACCGGGCTGATCGTAACGCTGACGCAGATTGGCTACGGCCTCGGCTTGCTGTTGATCGTGCCTTTGGGCGATCTGGTCGAAAATCGCAGGCTGACATTGGCATTATTAGGCATTGCCACGCTGGCGCTGCTGGGCGCAGGGCTATCCACCCATCCACTGCCCTTCCTGCTATCGGCCTTGGGTATCGGCGTTGGAACCGTAGCGGTGCAGGTGCTGGTGCCCTATGCCGCACATATGGCGCCAGCGGAAATGCGTGGGCGCGTCGTGGGCAACGTGATGAGCGGCCTGATGCTGGGCATCATGCTGGCCCGCCCGGTATCAAGCTTTATCACTCAGCTTTCATCGTGGCATACAATCTTCTTCATCTCTGCGGTAGCGATGGCGCTGCTGGCGGGCATACTGGCCTGGCAACTGCCGGCACGCTTTCCCACCGGGCGGTTGCGTTACCTTCAGTTGTTGGTATCAATGAGCCACCTGGCGCGCGCCACACCCGTGCTGCGCCGGCGCGCCCTTTACCACGCTGCGCTATTCGCGGCCTTTAGCCTGTTCTGGACAACCACGCCGCTGTTGCTTGCCGGGCCGGTGTTCGGCCTCTCACAGGGGGGGATTGCCCTATTCGCCCTCGCCGGCGTTGCCGGAGCCATCGCCGCCCCCATTGCAGGCCGCGTCGCCGATCGGGGCTGGAGCCGCCCGGCTACGGCACTGTCCATGCTGGCGGTAGCGGCGGGCTTCCTGCTAACTCACATCGCCACGCCGGGATCGTCCTGGTCGCTGGGCCTACTGGTGTTGGCGGCTATCGTGCTCGATTTCGGGGTATCGGCCAATATGACGCTGAGCCAGCGCGCCATCTTCGCCCTGGGCGCAGAATTTCGCGCCCGGTTAAATGGCCTCTACATGACCACCTTCTTCATTGGTGGTGCAATTGGCTCGGCGATCGGCGCCTGGGCTTATGCCCACGGCGGCTGGGCGTGGGCATCCGGCTTTGGCGTTGCGCTGCCCATCGCGGCATTGGCGTACTGGGCGATGGAAGGACGCTCTCAATGA
- a CDS encoding serine hydrolase domain-containing protein has product MTNFTDSLRRGVPPEQLSSSVHTVVQQAVDEQRLVGAVILIARNGELIHQQAAGFADRESARPMALDAVFRLASVSKPIVSTAALVLVAQGKIGLDDPIASWLPAFQPHLADGRPARITVRQLLSHTAGLGYRFFEADAHGPYARAGVSDGMDAAGISLAENLHRLGREPLLYEPGTAWGYSLATDVLGALIARIHGTPLDEAVRRLVTDPLGMADTGFVARDPQRVPTAYVNDTPQPHRLAESETVSAFEGAVGIAYSPARIFDPQAFPSGGAGMAGSAGDFLCLLEALRQGGSGLLPNELVEEMGRDQTGGLELPDAPGFGFGLGFSVLRDPALAASPESAGTWRWGGAYGHSWFVDRAQGLSVVAFTNTLYEGISGRFVTDLRDAVYGALEVQ; this is encoded by the coding sequence ATGACGAATTTCACTGATTCACTGCGCAGAGGCGTTCCGCCCGAGCAGCTATCCAGCAGCGTTCACACCGTGGTGCAGCAGGCAGTTGACGAACAGCGGTTGGTCGGCGCTGTCATTCTGATTGCCCGCAATGGCGAGTTGATCCACCAGCAAGCGGCCGGTTTTGCCGACCGCGAAAGTGCGCGGCCGATGGCCCTGGATGCGGTATTCCGGCTGGCTTCTGTCAGCAAGCCCATCGTCTCCACCGCTGCGCTTGTGCTGGTGGCACAGGGCAAAATCGGCCTTGACGATCCTATCGCAAGCTGGCTGCCCGCGTTTCAGCCCCACCTGGCTGACGGCCGCCCGGCCCGTATCACCGTGCGGCAGTTGCTTAGCCACACCGCTGGCCTTGGCTACCGATTTTTTGAGGCCGATGCGCATGGCCCCTATGCGCGAGCTGGTGTGTCGGACGGTATGGATGCCGCGGGCATCAGCCTGGCGGAGAATTTGCATCGCCTTGGCCGCGAACCGTTGCTGTATGAGCCGGGCACCGCCTGGGGCTATTCACTGGCGACCGACGTGCTGGGAGCGCTGATCGCGCGTATCCATGGCACGCCGTTGGATGAGGCGGTGCGCCGGTTGGTGACAGACCCATTGGGCATGGCCGATACCGGCTTTGTCGCTCGCGATCCGCAGCGTGTGCCCACCGCCTATGTGAACGATACCCCACAACCTCACCGGCTGGCAGAAAGCGAGACGGTTTCGGCTTTCGAAGGCGCGGTTGGGATCGCCTACAGCCCGGCCCGCATCTTCGATCCGCAGGCCTTTCCCTCTGGCGGGGCCGGCATGGCGGGCAGCGCCGGGGATTTTCTGTGCCTTCTGGAAGCCTTACGCCAGGGCGGTAGCGGGCTGCTGCCCAACGAACTGGTGGAAGAAATGGGGCGCGATCAGACCGGCGGATTGGAACTGCCCGATGCGCCTGGCTTCGGTTTCGGTCTGGGCTTTTCTGTATTACGCGATCCTGCTCTTGCGGCTTCGCCGGAATCGGCAGGCACCTGGCGTTGGGGTGGTGCCTACGGCCATTCCTGGTTTGTGGATCGGGCGCAGGGCCTTAGCGTTGTCGCTTTCACCAACACGCTGTATGAAGGTATAAGCGGCCGTTTTGTAACGGATTTGCGCGACGCGGTTTACGGCGCGCTGGAGGTGCAATGA
- a CDS encoding ABC transporter permease has translation MKRQTAIAPNAWLGAVLIGLIVMAGVLGFLWTPYDPGSINILARLHGPDAQHWFGTDEYGRDVLSRLLAGASASLTISLVTVAFALTIGIFLGLVSGYLRGAIDRLIMMVTDTLLAFPGILLALGLLSILGNNRYGIILALGLAYTPSVVRMVRGTVMALREADFVAAARVMGHSETTILRRHIMPNCIAPLTVLATSMLGWVLISESALSFLGLGVPPPEPTWGNMLAASRSYLAQAPWLALLPGACISLALLGVNLLGDALRDYLDPRMQ, from the coding sequence ATGAAACGACAAACCGCCATTGCGCCCAATGCCTGGCTGGGGGCGGTGCTGATTGGCTTGATAGTCATGGCCGGCGTGTTGGGCTTCCTGTGGACGCCTTACGATCCGGGCAGTATCAATATTCTGGCGCGCCTGCATGGGCCGGATGCGCAACACTGGTTCGGCACCGACGAATATGGCCGCGATGTTCTGAGCCGCCTGCTGGCCGGCGCCAGCGCCAGCCTGACGATCTCATTGGTGACGGTGGCGTTTGCGCTGACCATCGGCATCTTTCTGGGGCTGGTCAGCGGCTATCTGCGCGGCGCAATCGATCGTCTGATCATGATGGTGACCGATACCCTGCTGGCGTTTCCCGGCATTCTGCTGGCGCTGGGGCTGCTGAGTATCCTGGGCAATAACCGCTACGGCATTATCCTGGCGTTGGGGCTGGCCTATACCCCGTCGGTGGTGCGTATGGTGCGCGGCACGGTGATGGCGCTGCGTGAGGCTGACTTCGTGGCCGCCGCCCGCGTGATGGGCCACAGTGAAACGACCATTCTGCGCCGGCATATCATGCCCAATTGCATCGCGCCGTTGACGGTACTGGCCACCTCGATGCTCGGCTGGGTGTTGATCTCTGAAAGCGCGCTGTCGTTCCTCGGCCTGGGCGTGCCGCCGCCGGAGCCGACCTGGGGCAATATGCTGGCCGCCAGCCGCAGCTATCTGGCGCAGGCGCCGTGGCTGGCGTTGTTGCCGGGAGCCTGTATTTCTCTGGCGCTGTTGGGCGTCAATTTATTGGGCGATGCCCTGCGTGATTATCTCGATCCGAGGATGCAATGA
- a CDS encoding ABC transporter substrate-binding protein → MKRTVLAAVLAGLALPLAAAEPNVIRFALNQDIRSSQPGVNRDGNTDDVLMHVVEGLVGYREDGTVGPMLAESWQVSDDGRTYTFTLRNGVKFHNGALLTAQDVVWSWQHWNDPKTQWRCLREFDGSGLNHVTSVTAPDDHTVVMSLAQPVALFLDTLARTDCGAAAVINRASVDGEGKWIKPIGTGPFTFGTWKHGEYVALERFAGYAARPGKPDGFVGGKQALVDEVRFMAVPDAATVKAGLLSGAVDLAQVSPIDASDLKQNANIGIEAAANAQRHVMLIQTRDPLLKNVKLRQAIAAALDTQQIAHGTSQGMATPSNANVSTSSAFYGEVEKQGYHHDAARVAALLKEAGYKGETLEIIANKRSTVPSFDMAIIIQAMLQAAGINAKVTTMEWATQLERYQSGRYQMMTFTYSARFHPALAYEQIVGDKNKQSRKVWDDPEAIRLTDQLAHLDDTAQMQPIVDQLHKQMIAQVPLIVFYPGLDIVAHRKVIQGYTSWLAAAARLWNVSKTQ, encoded by the coding sequence ATGAAAAGAACCGTATTGGCGGCCGTGCTGGCGGGGCTGGCTTTGCCGCTGGCAGCGGCCGAGCCGAACGTGATCCGCTTTGCACTGAATCAAGATATTCGCAGCAGCCAACCGGGCGTCAACCGGGACGGCAATACCGACGACGTGCTGATGCACGTGGTGGAAGGGCTGGTCGGCTACCGCGAGGACGGCACCGTTGGGCCGATGCTGGCCGAAAGCTGGCAGGTTTCCGACGATGGCCGCACCTATACCTTCACCTTGCGCAACGGGGTGAAGTTCCACAACGGCGCGCTGCTCACGGCCCAGGACGTGGTGTGGAGTTGGCAACACTGGAACGATCCTAAAACCCAGTGGCGCTGCCTGCGTGAATTCGATGGCAGCGGGTTGAACCACGTAACATCGGTGACCGCGCCGGACGACCACACGGTGGTGATGAGCCTGGCGCAACCGGTGGCGCTGTTCCTCGACACGCTGGCGCGCACCGATTGCGGCGCGGCGGCGGTGATCAATCGGGCGTCGGTAGACGGCGAAGGCAAATGGATCAAGCCCATCGGTACCGGCCCGTTCACCTTCGGCACCTGGAAACACGGCGAGTACGTGGCACTGGAGCGCTTTGCCGGTTACGCGGCCCGGCCCGGCAAACCGGATGGTTTTGTCGGCGGCAAACAGGCGCTGGTGGATGAGGTGCGCTTTATGGCAGTGCCGGATGCCGCCACGGTGAAAGCGGGGCTGTTGTCCGGCGCGGTGGATTTGGCGCAGGTCAGCCCCATAGATGCCAGCGATCTGAAGCAAAACGCCAATATCGGCATCGAGGCGGCCGCCAACGCCCAGCGCCACGTGATGCTGATCCAAACCCGCGATCCGCTGTTGAAAAACGTCAAACTGCGCCAGGCGATCGCCGCCGCGCTCGATACCCAGCAGATTGCGCACGGCACCAGCCAGGGCATGGCGACACCGAGCAACGCGAACGTTTCCACGTCGTCGGCGTTCTACGGCGAGGTGGAAAAACAGGGCTATCACCATGATGCGGCGCGGGTCGCGGCGTTGCTGAAAGAGGCTGGTTATAAGGGCGAAACCCTGGAAATCATCGCCAATAAGCGCTCTACGGTGCCCAGCTTTGATATGGCGATCATCATTCAGGCGATGCTGCAAGCCGCCGGCATCAACGCCAAAGTCACCACCATGGAGTGGGCCACCCAACTGGAACGGTATCAGTCGGGGCGTTATCAGATGATGACCTTCACCTACTCGGCGCGTTTTCATCCCGCGCTGGCCTATGAGCAAATCGTCGGCGATAAAAACAAACAATCGCGCAAGGTATGGGACGATCCCGAGGCCATCCGCTTGACCGATCAACTGGCGCACCTGGATGACACGGCCCAGATGCAGCCGATCGTTGATCAGTTGCATAAACAGATGATTGCGCAAGTGCCGCTGATTGTGTTCTACCCCGGTTTGGACATCGTCGCCCACCGCAAGGTGATCCAGGGCTATACATCGTGGTTGGCGGCGGCGGCTCGCTTGTGGAATGTCAGCAAAACCCAATAG